In Clostridia bacterium, a single window of DNA contains:
- a CDS encoding D-cysteine desulfhydrase family protein, translating to MNHLGQPWVDLGIPTTPLEEEPHLSRALGGPRVFFKRDDLTGVGFGGNKLRKLEYLLGDALSRGADTVITTAAVQSNFLRITAAACRRLGLNPVFFVRAKANEELTGNALCYQLAGAEVHAVNTADPYSESTIQAMTEYAADLERRGHTPYLIHLGTFSGPLATVGYIDGTRELIAQARSEQVVFDHAFVAVGSGGTMAGMLLAFADAQMPCTVTGVSVCEPASNLTDRIYDFTERAAQLVDLEVRVPRESVRVTDSFIGAGHGIPSPESLEAVKLVARTEGIFLDPIYTGKAMAALMAAVRKGEIQRGANVLFVHTGGAPNLFRHADAFRNMLDRSEIDGSDRG from the coding sequence ATGAATCATCTAGGACAGCCCTGGGTTGACCTTGGGATACCGACGACTCCGCTTGAGGAGGAGCCTCATCTGAGCAGAGCGCTGGGGGGCCCCAGGGTGTTTTTCAAGAGAGACGACTTGACAGGTGTCGGTTTTGGAGGCAATAAGCTCAGGAAGCTTGAGTACCTGTTGGGCGACGCCCTATCGCGTGGGGCCGACACCGTAATAACCACGGCCGCCGTGCAATCGAATTTTCTGCGGATTACTGCTGCCGCATGCCGACGGCTCGGCTTGAACCCTGTGTTTTTCGTGAGGGCGAAGGCGAACGAGGAGCTGACGGGGAACGCTCTTTGCTATCAACTGGCGGGAGCCGAGGTCCATGCGGTCAACACCGCCGACCCGTATTCGGAGTCTACGATCCAGGCGATGACGGAGTATGCCGCGGATCTAGAGCGCAGAGGACACACACCTTACCTGATACACCTGGGAACATTCTCAGGCCCGCTTGCGACTGTGGGGTATATCGATGGAACGCGAGAACTGATCGCGCAGGCGAGATCTGAGCAAGTCGTCTTTGACCACGCGTTTGTGGCCGTTGGTTCGGGCGGGACAATGGCGGGGATGCTATTGGCCTTCGCTGACGCGCAAATGCCATGCACTGTAACGGGGGTCAGCGTCTGCGAGCCGGCGAGCAACCTTACAGACAGGATCTACGATTTCACTGAGAGGGCGGCACAGCTCGTCGATCTCGAAGTGCGCGTGCCCCGGGAGAGTGTGCGCGTGACCGACTCATTCATCGGCGCCGGGCATGGAATCCCGAGCCCTGAATCGTTGGAAGCAGTGAAGCTGGTCGCGCGAACGGAAGGCATTTTCCTTGACCCAATATACACAGGTAAAGCCATGGCTGCACTGATGGCGGCTGTCAGGAAAGGCGAGATTCAGCGCGGCGCTAACGTATTGTTTGTGCATACCGGAGGCGCGCCTAACCTGTTCCGCCATGCAGACGCGTTTCGAAACATGCTAGACAGGAGTGAGATTGATGGAAGCGATAGGGGTTGA
- a CDS encoding aldehyde dehydrogenase family protein translates to MIEFSRPFIGGGFRRAHSGDTFTTINPSTGEAIADVEKCDGTDVDAAVEAARSACSRWRFMKAEQRASVLRGIAQALRNHNDELAMLDTLDAGIPYVETKQHDVARSAALFEYSASVIDKLYGNTVPIDPKYMSLTFREPFGVVAAITPWNAPLANAVISVAPALACGNTVVLKPASESPLSALMLAKVCADAGLPEGVLNVIPGPGSDVGMKLASHPGVDKLCFTGSVETGQQILQCAAENMKECNMELGGKTPVVVFEDADIEAAAKAVSFSAFRRQGQICTAAARLFLHEKIADRFIDLLLAHVRELRVGDPTDMNTQIGPMISLRQRASVLEYIAKGRKEGATLLIGGGPPETPALARGAYMTPTIFTDVDHSSSLAQDEIFGPVLCIFRFSSEDEVLRTANDVRYGLGASVWTKGIERAHFFVRGFEAGLVWVNCINLSHPAIPAGGFKMSGLGLENGMEAMLRTYSRSKTAWFNLGDRAEV, encoded by the coding sequence ATGATTGAGTTTAGCAGACCATTCATCGGCGGCGGTTTTCGAAGAGCGCATTCGGGCGATACTTTCACAACAATTAACCCATCGACTGGCGAGGCCATTGCAGATGTGGAGAAGTGCGATGGAACTGATGTGGATGCCGCGGTTGAAGCCGCCCGAAGCGCCTGCTCCCGATGGCGGTTCATGAAAGCGGAACAGAGGGCGAGTGTGCTCCGCGGCATCGCGCAGGCCCTGCGGAACCACAACGACGAGCTCGCCATGCTCGACACCCTGGATGCCGGCATTCCGTATGTTGAGACCAAGCAGCACGATGTGGCGCGCTCCGCGGCTCTGTTCGAATACTCTGCCAGCGTGATTGACAAGCTGTACGGGAACACGGTGCCGATCGATCCCAAATACATGAGCCTTACCTTTCGCGAACCGTTTGGCGTAGTCGCTGCAATCACACCGTGGAATGCGCCGCTGGCCAATGCGGTAATCAGTGTGGCGCCTGCGCTGGCGTGCGGCAACACTGTAGTGCTCAAGCCCGCAAGCGAATCTCCTCTATCGGCTCTGATGCTTGCCAAAGTTTGCGCGGATGCAGGCCTCCCTGAGGGAGTCCTCAACGTGATACCGGGACCGGGTTCGGATGTCGGCATGAAGCTTGCGTCCCATCCGGGGGTGGACAAACTTTGCTTCACTGGCAGTGTTGAGACCGGGCAGCAGATACTGCAGTGCGCAGCTGAGAACATGAAGGAATGCAACATGGAATTGGGCGGCAAGACGCCGGTGGTGGTGTTCGAAGACGCCGATATCGAAGCGGCAGCCAAGGCCGTGTCGTTCAGCGCATTCCGCAGACAGGGACAGATATGCACCGCTGCTGCCAGGCTATTCCTGCACGAGAAGATAGCTGATCGCTTCATCGACCTACTCCTGGCCCATGTCCGCGAGCTCAGGGTAGGAGACCCGACCGACATGAATACGCAGATCGGTCCGATGATCTCGCTCAGGCAGCGCGCCTCGGTGCTGGAGTACATAGCCAAAGGCCGCAAGGAAGGCGCGACGCTGCTGATCGGCGGCGGGCCCCCCGAAACTCCTGCGCTTGCGCGCGGCGCCTACATGACGCCCACTATCTTCACTGATGTCGATCACAGTTCATCGCTTGCACAGGACGAGATCTTCGGCCCTGTGCTGTGCATATTCCGCTTCTCGTCCGAAGACGAAGTTCTGCGCACAGCCAACGATGTCAGGTACGGTCTTGGCGCATCGGTCTGGACGAAGGGCATCGAGCGAGCTCACTTCTTTGTCAGGGGCTTCGAAGCCGGGCTGGTATGGGTCAACTGCATCAACCTGAGCCATCCGGCGATTCCAGCCGGAGGTTTCAAGATGAGCGGCCTTGGCCTAGAGAACGGGATGGAGGCTATGCTCAGGACATACAGCCGCTCAAAGACCGCGTGGTTCAACTTGGGCGACCGAGCTGAAGTATGA
- a CDS encoding C4-dicarboxylate ABC transporter produces MFFGVTILIVFAILAILMMTQKIHTMVAVFILAMATAVLAGIPLSGADGILASVIEAGAVRLASAIIALIMGGWLGQIMNRTGITESTIRFAAELGGDNKYVLSMVLAAGTALLTTSVSGLGALILIGSIVLPILTSVGVPPLESGCVLLLGCATGLPVNIQNWAYFSALTGVPLDQVKGFAFVLVGLTACATVLFILIELRKTGNRSYFSTPPAQAEASVGKPPVRVRFYAVLTPILPLILVMAFKWPITPALLTGIVYAVVATRPKAPLDVLVRTAYEGVENAAPAVLLLIVIGILLKTVMHPVVTAGLAGFLKAVIPSTLMGYILFFAILAPLALYRGPLNLFGLGSGLAAVIIGTGSLSPTATMGAFLAMERMQVAGDPTNTQNVWTASFVGVDVNQVTKKLLPYLWAVAAVSAVCSGLMFF; encoded by the coding sequence GTGTTTTTCGGGGTGACCATTCTTATCGTGTTCGCCATACTGGCTATTCTGATGATGACCCAGAAGATACACACGATGGTCGCTGTGTTCATTCTGGCCATGGCAACAGCGGTGCTGGCCGGAATCCCTCTGAGCGGAGCCGACGGGATACTTGCTTCGGTGATCGAAGCCGGCGCTGTGCGGCTGGCGTCGGCCATAATAGCCCTGATAATGGGGGGATGGCTTGGGCAGATCATGAACCGGACTGGGATCACCGAGAGCACCATCAGGTTTGCGGCCGAACTGGGCGGAGACAACAAGTACGTGCTTTCGATGGTTCTTGCAGCTGGAACAGCGCTGCTAACCACGTCAGTGAGCGGCCTGGGCGCGCTGATACTGATAGGGAGCATAGTGCTTCCCATCCTTACCTCAGTGGGTGTCCCTCCGCTTGAGTCAGGGTGCGTGCTCCTGCTGGGATGCGCGACCGGCCTCCCAGTCAACATCCAGAACTGGGCTTACTTCTCGGCACTCACGGGAGTGCCACTGGATCAGGTGAAGGGTTTTGCATTCGTGCTGGTGGGCCTGACGGCCTGCGCAACGGTGCTATTCATCCTGATCGAACTGCGCAAGACCGGCAACCGTTCCTATTTCTCGACGCCGCCTGCGCAAGCGGAAGCCAGCGTCGGCAAGCCGCCAGTGCGCGTCCGCTTCTACGCAGTGCTCACTCCCATCTTGCCGCTCATTCTCGTCATGGCGTTCAAGTGGCCTATCACGCCCGCTTTGCTCACAGGGATTGTGTACGCGGTCGTTGCCACCAGGCCCAAAGCGCCCCTTGACGTGTTGGTTCGCACAGCGTATGAAGGAGTCGAGAATGCGGCGCCCGCTGTGCTTCTCTTGATCGTGATAGGCATACTTCTCAAGACAGTGATGCATCCAGTGGTCACTGCCGGGCTGGCGGGTTTCCTCAAGGCTGTCATACCCAGCACTCTGATGGGCTACATTCTTTTCTTTGCAATACTGGCGCCGCTTGCTCTGTACCGAGGCCCTCTTAACCTATTCGGACTGGGCAGTGGCCTTGCAGCCGTGATAATCGGGACCGGTTCGCTTAGCCCAACGGCAACGATGGGGGCGTTTCTCGCGATGGAGCGCATGCAAGTGGCAGGCGATCCCACCAACACGCAGAACGTGTGGACTGCGAGCTTCGTGGGCGTCGACGTGAACCAAGTCACGAAGAAACTGCTGCCGTACTTGTGGGCAGTGGCTGCTGTAAGCGCGGTATGCTCTGGACTGATGTTTTTCTGA
- a CDS encoding hydantoinase/oxoprolinase family protein: MAQRVRVGIDVGGTFTHAIALDADTCTLMHDIKTLTTHNAPEGVARGVVDALQRLLSESDVNPEDVTFIAHSTTQATNALLEGDVVPVGIISLGRGIEGAKVSRDSKVGPLELAPGHSLQCLHCYVAVSDAVSKPQVDKAVQQLADQGAKVLVGAAAFSVDDPSYELAVIESARKLGLPAVGTFEVSKLYGLRARTRTAVINASILPCMIEAAEMTEKAVASAGIAVPLMVMRGDGGVMTLREVQRRPINTLLSGPAASVAGALLYERISDGVFLEVGGTSTDISVIRDGRVITRYAQVGGHHTYVHSVDTRTIGLAGGSMVRVRERKVVDVGPRSAHIAGFPYAAFSKADVAAISRARVVGVKPKPEDLADYLALELENGSRIALTLTDASNALGLVKPGDYAYGSPDAARAAFEAAGRGLGIDGMELAKQVVEVAVLKARGTVEEVVRDYKLDLRTVTLVGGGGGATALVPAVAARMGLEYTITHKAEVISAIGVALALLRDVVERTIPSPTNEDILNVRNEARESLLSMGAKPNTIEVYIEIDQQASKVRAVATGSMELVSQDVTKSCVSPAEQRAIAAASLNARSEDVNLACDNGRLAVFAAVQRDSRFMGLISSTRQAVRVVDIHGAVVLKESNAQVDWAQAKEAQQLIERVMNTLCRYTEGGKIMPGMYVLVGTRVVNMTKLHTEDQIAAVMGVELEGVEPEQTIMVIGVKR; encoded by the coding sequence ATGGCACAGAGAGTCCGTGTGGGCATAGATGTAGGCGGCACCTTCACTCACGCGATTGCCCTGGACGCCGACACCTGTACGTTGATGCACGATATCAAGACACTTACTACGCACAATGCTCCAGAAGGCGTAGCCCGAGGCGTGGTCGACGCGTTGCAGCGACTCCTAAGTGAGAGTGATGTCAACCCCGAAGATGTGACCTTCATCGCGCACAGTACGACACAGGCGACCAATGCGTTGCTGGAGGGAGACGTGGTCCCGGTAGGGATCATCAGCCTTGGGAGGGGCATCGAAGGGGCCAAGGTGAGCCGCGACTCAAAGGTCGGCCCTCTTGAACTGGCGCCGGGCCACAGTCTTCAGTGTCTCCATTGTTACGTTGCGGTTAGCGATGCGGTGTCGAAGCCTCAGGTTGACAAAGCTGTCCAGCAACTCGCTGACCAGGGCGCGAAAGTGCTGGTCGGAGCGGCCGCGTTCAGTGTGGATGATCCCTCGTACGAACTAGCTGTGATTGAGAGCGCACGCAAGCTCGGATTGCCGGCCGTTGGAACCTTCGAGGTGTCAAAGCTCTACGGTCTGCGGGCCCGCACCCGCACAGCCGTCATCAACGCGTCGATACTGCCTTGCATGATAGAAGCGGCTGAGATGACCGAGAAAGCCGTGGCCAGCGCGGGGATCGCCGTGCCGCTGATGGTCATGCGAGGCGACGGCGGCGTAATGACGCTCAGAGAGGTCCAAAGGCGTCCTATCAATACCTTGCTTTCGGGCCCAGCCGCCAGCGTTGCAGGCGCGTTGCTTTACGAGCGTATCTCCGACGGAGTCTTCCTTGAGGTCGGCGGTACGAGTACCGACATCTCGGTGATCAGGGATGGGCGGGTGATAACTCGGTATGCACAAGTTGGAGGACATCACACTTATGTGCACTCTGTAGATACGCGCACAATTGGGCTTGCGGGGGGTTCCATGGTGAGGGTGAGAGAGCGGAAAGTCGTTGACGTGGGTCCGCGAAGCGCTCACATAGCCGGATTTCCATATGCAGCGTTTTCCAAGGCGGACGTTGCGGCCATTTCAAGAGCTCGAGTCGTCGGCGTCAAGCCGAAGCCGGAAGACTTGGCCGACTACTTGGCTTTGGAGCTGGAGAATGGGAGTCGAATTGCCCTGACGCTCACAGATGCCTCAAATGCCCTTGGATTGGTGAAGCCGGGCGACTACGCGTACGGAAGCCCGGACGCTGCCCGGGCCGCCTTCGAGGCAGCCGGCCGAGGGCTTGGGATTGACGGCATGGAGCTTGCAAAACAGGTTGTAGAAGTCGCAGTTCTGAAAGCCCGAGGCACAGTCGAGGAAGTCGTCCGCGACTACAAGCTGGACCTGCGGACCGTGACTCTGGTAGGCGGCGGAGGAGGCGCCACTGCTCTTGTTCCTGCAGTGGCAGCGCGAATGGGCTTGGAATACACGATCACTCATAAGGCGGAAGTGATCTCGGCGATTGGGGTCGCTCTTGCACTGCTCAGAGATGTAGTGGAGAGGACTATCCCATCGCCCACAAACGAGGACATCCTGAACGTGCGCAATGAAGCCCGAGAATCGCTGTTGTCGATGGGCGCGAAGCCCAACACCATTGAGGTGTACATAGAGATCGACCAACAGGCATCGAAGGTGCGGGCTGTGGCCACCGGTTCTATGGAACTAGTGTCTCAGGACGTCACTAAATCGTGTGTGTCGCCTGCCGAGCAGCGGGCGATTGCAGCCGCGTCACTCAATGCGAGGTCTGAAGACGTGAATCTGGCGTGTGACAACGGGCGCCTGGCGGTGTTCGCGGCGGTGCAGCGCGACAGTCGGTTCATGGGGCTGATCTCGTCCACGAGGCAGGCAGTCCGAGTGGTGGACATTCATGGCGCTGTAGTACTCAAAGAGTCCAATGCGCAGGTTGATTGGGCCCAGGCGAAGGAGGCCCAACAGCTGATTGAACGGGTAATGAACACTCTATGCCGCTACACAGAAGGCGGAAAGATAATGCCTGGCATGTACGTACTTGTCGGGACCAGGGTGGTCAACATGACGAAGCTACACACAGAGGACCAGATTGCCGCGGTCATGGGTGTGGAGTTGGAGGGGGTGGAGCCCGAACAGACGATCATGGTCATAGGAGTCAAGCGCTGA
- a CDS encoding sugar kinase, producing the protein MGAKVVTFGEIMLRLSPPGYQRFVQARSFDVVYGGGEANVAVSLANYGLDAYFVTKVPDHEIGQCAVNAMRSMGVHTDYIARGGDRLGIYFCELGASQRASRVIYDRANSAVAQIAPDEFDWDEILKDAQWFHFTGITPALSDSAAAATLQAARTAKAMGIRVSADLNYRKKLWSQEKANRVMSELMRYVDIAIGNEEDAEKTFGISAHSSDVTKGQLCEEAYQEVAQELRRRFGFENVAITLRESISASDNMWSGMLYDGHDFYVSRKYRVHIVDRVGGGDSFAGGLIYALLTGMKGKHAVEFAAAASCLKHSVFGDFNMVSTSEVEALALGDGSGRVQR; encoded by the coding sequence GTGGGTGCGAAAGTGGTGACTTTCGGGGAGATCATGCTCAGGTTATCTCCCCCAGGGTATCAGAGGTTCGTTCAGGCCAGATCGTTTGATGTAGTGTACGGCGGCGGAGAGGCAAATGTAGCGGTGTCGCTGGCCAACTACGGGCTCGATGCTTACTTTGTGACGAAAGTGCCGGATCACGAGATAGGCCAGTGTGCTGTAAACGCAATGCGCAGTATGGGAGTGCACACGGATTACATAGCCCGTGGAGGCGATCGTCTGGGCATCTACTTCTGCGAGCTGGGCGCCTCACAGAGGGCGTCAAGAGTGATCTATGATAGGGCGAATTCCGCCGTAGCGCAGATCGCTCCAGACGAGTTCGACTGGGACGAGATACTCAAGGATGCACAATGGTTCCATTTCACCGGGATCACCCCGGCGCTCAGTGATAGCGCCGCCGCTGCCACTTTGCAGGCTGCCAGGACGGCCAAGGCCATGGGCATTAGGGTTAGCGCTGATCTCAACTACCGAAAGAAGCTCTGGTCGCAGGAAAAGGCGAATCGTGTCATGTCAGAGCTGATGAGGTACGTTGATATTGCAATTGGCAACGAAGAGGATGCTGAAAAGACCTTTGGGATCAGCGCTCATTCATCTGATGTGACGAAAGGACAGCTATGCGAGGAAGCCTATCAGGAAGTGGCTCAGGAGCTCAGACGCCGGTTCGGATTCGAGAATGTGGCCATTACGCTGAGAGAGAGTATTTCGGCGTCCGACAACATGTGGTCTGGCATGCTCTATGATGGACACGACTTCTACGTATCGAGGAAATACAGAGTTCACATTGTGGATCGCGTGGGCGGCGGCGACTCGTTCGCGGGCGGGCTGATATATGCGCTTCTGACTGGGATGAAGGGGAAACACGCCGTGGAGTTCGCGGCGGCTGCATCCTGCTTAAAGCACTCCGTGTTCGGAGACTTCAACATGGTCAGTACGTCCGAAGTTGAAGCACTGGCATTAGGCGATGGTTCTGGAAGGGTGCAAAGATAG
- a CDS encoding bifunctional 4-hydroxy-2-oxoglutarate aldolase/2-dehydro-3-deoxy-phosphogluconate aldolase: MTKESQLNEIVDAGVVAVIRTDNAEELVNICRAMVDGGIKGVEITMTSPGAIEAIHEASKVLKGKAIIGAGSVLDPETARAAMLAGADFIVGPVVNLEVIKTCKRYGRIVIPGAFTPTEILQAWEAGADVVKVFPATKLGPSFIRDVLGPLPQVKLTPTGGVTLDNLGEFLKAGAVFVGVGTALVNKRLVAEGNWAELTRVAEQYVEAARVAGAC; the protein is encoded by the coding sequence ATGACGAAGGAAAGCCAGCTCAATGAGATAGTCGATGCAGGGGTAGTAGCGGTGATCAGGACCGACAACGCCGAGGAGCTCGTGAATATCTGCCGAGCCATGGTAGATGGAGGGATCAAGGGAGTAGAGATCACGATGACCTCGCCAGGCGCGATCGAGGCCATACACGAAGCTTCCAAGGTGTTGAAGGGCAAAGCCATCATAGGCGCGGGCTCCGTTCTCGATCCGGAAACCGCCAGAGCCGCCATGCTTGCGGGCGCCGATTTCATCGTAGGGCCAGTAGTCAATCTGGAGGTAATCAAGACGTGCAAGCGATACGGGAGGATAGTGATCCCAGGCGCGTTCACTCCTACAGAGATCCTCCAGGCTTGGGAAGCGGGCGCTGATGTGGTTAAGGTATTTCCTGCGACGAAGCTTGGCCCGTCTTTCATAAGGGATGTGCTGGGACCGCTGCCCCAGGTCAAGCTCACTCCTACTGGAGGAGTCACGCTGGACAATCTGGGCGAGTTCTTGAAGGCAGGGGCGGTGTTCGTTGGAGTAGGGACCGCGCTGGTCAACAAGAGGTTGGTAGCTGAAGGGAACTGGGCAGAACTCACAAGAGTTGCAGAGCAGTATGTCGAGGCGGCTAGGGTTGCAGGGGCCTGCTAG
- a CDS encoding IclR family transcriptional regulator — protein sequence MYSDQVSTSTRASAPGKKRQSVQSVVHVLDVLDYLDSCRGEAGVTEVGEALGVHKSTASRILSTMDARGYVSRNSITGKYSLGMRLLELSRTKLEQLDLRPRARPFLEELVRRTDETAHLAVLDQGRVVYIDKVDTPQTLMMRSRVGYRIAAHCTALGKAILAELPSNTVDSILADKGMTRYTPNTITDPAVLKEHLRRVKDQGFAIDDEEHEEGIRCAAAAVLDHAGRVAGAISVSGPTIRVSRQRVEEIGNLVRDAGRKLSSSLGYSGH from the coding sequence ATGTATTCGGACCAAGTATCTACGTCTACCAGAGCCAGTGCGCCAGGCAAGAAACGCCAATCAGTCCAGTCTGTGGTTCATGTCCTTGATGTGCTGGATTACCTGGATTCCTGCCGTGGCGAAGCCGGAGTGACAGAAGTCGGCGAAGCGCTCGGTGTGCACAAAAGCACAGCGTCGCGCATTTTGTCGACGATGGACGCAAGAGGATATGTGAGCAGGAACAGCATCACCGGGAAGTACTCGTTGGGCATGCGGCTTTTGGAGCTGTCCCGCACAAAGCTGGAGCAGCTTGACCTCCGGCCACGCGCTCGACCATTCCTTGAGGAATTGGTGCGCAGGACTGACGAAACGGCCCACCTGGCCGTGCTCGACCAGGGCCGCGTGGTCTACATCGACAAGGTGGATACGCCCCAGACGCTCATGATGCGGTCACGGGTAGGTTATCGCATCGCCGCGCACTGCACAGCGCTGGGCAAGGCTATCTTGGCTGAGCTTCCTAGCAACACGGTGGATTCCATTCTCGCGGACAAAGGCATGACCAGGTACACTCCAAACACAATCACTGACCCCGCTGTTCTCAAGGAACACCTGCGCCGCGTGAAGGATCAGGGGTTCGCCATCGACGACGAGGAGCACGAGGAGGGCATACGCTGCGCTGCAGCAGCGGTTCTGGACCATGCCGGTCGCGTTGCCGGAGCTATCAGCGTGTCGGGCCCCACGATTCGTGTGTCGCGGCAGCGGGTCGAGGAGATCGGCAACCTCGTTAGGGACGCCGGTCGCAAGTTATCATCATCGTTAGGGTACAGCGGGCATTGA
- the nagA gene encoding N-acetylglucosamine-6-phosphate deacetylase, whose product MLVIHGGSAVTRNGIIDDAVIVVRKGIIADIGANGSVRPPSGATMVDANGFWITPGFVDMHVHGGGGNNFATSDPDEVIRAARFLASTGTTSLLATVGAGPLEKTQEFISVIADLIGSRGDSAEIVGIHLEGPFVNAHRRGAINAQHIRPPSIDETDRAIKLSKGSIRVMTLAPEIDGALQVIGYLTDRGIVVSVGHSDAKYDDALAGINAGISHSTHTYNAMSGLHHREPGVVGAVLTNESVTCELIGDLVHVSPAAAQVLIRCKGPHSVALITDSGFAAGLPDGRYSSSDGRYMFKNHAHCTLDDGTLAGSVSPMNLNVRNLVTVLGTPLTEAVEMASLTPARSAGVDDRKGSLCIGKDADIVIMNKRFEVMRTYVAGNLIYDSWDSSMPAVP is encoded by the coding sequence ATGCTAGTCATCCACGGAGGATCGGCAGTCACTCGAAACGGGATAATCGACGATGCCGTCATCGTGGTTAGGAAGGGAATCATTGCGGATATTGGCGCAAATGGATCAGTTCGCCCGCCTTCTGGTGCGACGATGGTGGACGCGAACGGATTCTGGATTACTCCCGGCTTCGTGGACATGCACGTGCATGGCGGAGGCGGTAACAACTTCGCGACTAGCGATCCGGATGAAGTCATCCGGGCCGCTAGGTTCCTGGCAAGCACCGGGACTACTAGCCTGCTGGCTACCGTAGGCGCGGGGCCGCTGGAGAAGACACAGGAGTTCATCTCGGTGATTGCGGACCTTATTGGCAGCCGCGGCGACAGCGCGGAGATTGTGGGCATCCACCTAGAGGGCCCTTTTGTGAATGCACACAGAAGGGGGGCAATCAACGCCCAGCACATTCGCCCTCCGTCGATTGATGAGACCGATAGAGCGATCAAGCTGTCAAAGGGGAGTATCCGGGTAATGACGCTGGCCCCCGAAATAGACGGTGCCCTGCAGGTAATCGGCTACTTGACCGACCGGGGTATCGTTGTGTCGGTAGGGCACTCGGACGCGAAATACGATGACGCCCTTGCAGGTATCAATGCTGGTATCAGTCATTCTACCCACACCTACAACGCCATGAGTGGTCTGCACCACCGCGAACCGGGTGTGGTTGGGGCTGTGCTAACCAATGAGTCGGTTACGTGCGAGCTCATTGGCGATCTAGTACACGTATCGCCGGCAGCGGCACAAGTGCTGATTCGCTGTAAAGGGCCGCATTCCGTGGCGCTTATCACGGACAGTGGGTTCGCTGCAGGGCTTCCCGACGGGAGATACAGCTCTTCCGATGGGCGGTACATGTTCAAGAATCATGCCCATTGTACGCTGGACGATGGCACGCTGGCCGGGAGCGTATCTCCCATGAACCTAAACGTCCGCAACTTGGTGACGGTACTGGGCACTCCATTGACCGAAGCCGTCGAGATGGCTAGTCTGACGCCGGCCAGGAGCGCTGGAGTTGACGACCGCAAAGGGAGTCTCTGTATTGGCAAAGATGCGGATATTGTAATCATGAACAAACGGTTCGAGGTAATGCGAACGTACGTCGCAGGAAACTTGATCTACGACTCGTGGGACAGTTCAATGCCCGCTGTACCCTAA
- a CDS encoding ADP-ribosylglycohydrolase family protein, protein MLKQTLLYKKVYGALTSGALGDAIGAPVEGWEYERIQQEHGWISRFLPKNGVLAKWTDDTYLKNMICRHYMSKRKHLTAADMVEMWAKVDPVRLWLPERYTYMCAAHAGMDPFFAGKGNLVICGSAMGIAPVGLVNACNPTAAYREATSVAAINTHSYGLEGAAVLAAGVAEAMRPGADRDSVFAAAILVAHDGTKKALQQVYDEVRRHMQVGEAIVPIREITTRWDGRFVGSNPGTENRDRCLEEVAVAFAMCYLADGDAMNAIEAGVNFGRDSDSIAGMAGALAGALYAGAGLDGELVGQMDAANDCDSRQLALDMCEAIVDIHNKDKALLNEDSVLWEE, encoded by the coding sequence ATGCTCAAGCAGACACTGCTCTACAAGAAAGTCTATGGCGCGTTGACCTCAGGGGCGCTGGGGGATGCCATAGGCGCGCCGGTGGAAGGTTGGGAGTACGAAAGGATCCAGCAGGAACATGGCTGGATATCACGCTTTCTGCCCAAGAATGGCGTGCTTGCCAAGTGGACGGACGACACCTATCTGAAGAACATGATCTGTCGTCACTACATGTCCAAACGGAAACACCTGACTGCTGCGGATATGGTAGAGATGTGGGCCAAGGTTGATCCGGTCAGGCTCTGGCTGCCGGAGAGGTACACCTACATGTGTGCGGCACATGCCGGGATGGATCCGTTTTTCGCCGGTAAGGGCAACTTGGTCATCTGTGGGAGTGCCATGGGCATTGCCCCTGTAGGGCTAGTCAACGCGTGCAACCCTACAGCGGCGTACAGGGAAGCCACGTCAGTCGCCGCGATAAACACGCACAGCTATGGACTGGAAGGGGCTGCAGTGCTGGCTGCGGGCGTGGCAGAGGCCATGAGACCCGGCGCTGACCGAGACTCCGTTTTCGCGGCGGCAATCCTGGTGGCTCATGATGGAACAAAGAAGGCGCTACAGCAGGTGTATGACGAGGTTCGCCGGCACATGCAGGTCGGGGAAGCTATCGTCCCGATTCGGGAGATAACCACTCGCTGGGATGGAAGGTTTGTCGGCTCAAATCCTGGAACTGAGAATCGGGATCGCTGTCTAGAAGAGGTCGCGGTGGCTTTCGCCATGTGCTATCTTGCTGACGGCGACGCAATGAACGCTATTGAGGCCGGAGTCAATTTCGGACGGGATAGTGACTCCATAGCCGGGATGGCCGGCGCTCTCGCAGGCGCTCTGTATGCCGGGGCAGGCCTTGACGGCGAACTAGTGGGCCAAATGGACGCCGCCAATGACTGTGATTCGCGTCAGCTCGCCCTGGATATGTGCGAGGCGATTGTCGATATTCACAATAAGGACAAAGCCCTGCTCAATGAGGACTCCGTACTATGGGAAGAGTGA